CGTCGTCGATGGCCTCCGTCGGCGTCACCTCGATGCTGTGGTCGTCCGCCTCGTCGGCGTCGGTCTCGTCGACCGGCTCGACGTCGAGTCCACTCATACGCGTCCGTACCGCGTCCCCACACGTGTATTCGTCGGTCGCGATCGTCGGGTGCGCTGGCTCGAGCGTCCGTCCGATCGACGCCGTGTGTCGTCTCGAGCGGCGTTCGACGGTTTCGGGTTCGGGACCGTCAGTTGCCGATCGCGCGTAACACGACGATTCCGGCAGCGACGGCGGCGACGATTCCGACCACGAGCGGGGCCAGCTGATCGGTTGCCCCCCACTCCCAGCCGAAGAATCGGGTACCGACGATCGCGACGGCGACGGCGAGGATGCCGACTGCGGTACCGAGTCTCGACGCACTCCGGTGCAATAGTACGGTCATGGTGATCGTTGTGTGCCAGTGGCGTCCCGCTCGACGGGCGGTTCTCTCGTCGACCGCGAGTACAGGACAGTTTCTTAATACCTCTCGTCGAACTGAACTACACGCCGGAGAGCTAACTACTGACACCCACAGTTCCAGCCGCTGGAACTGTGGCCCCTGTCTAACGGCAACGGGGAATGAAACGATGGGACCAGGGGACGAAACGGTACGCACGATCGGTGAGCTGCTCGCAGACGAGTGTACACTGACGATTCTCCGGGAAACGATCACCGAACCAATGGCCGCCGACGAACTCAGCGACGTTTGCGAGGTTTCGCCGCAGACCGTCTACCGCCGACTCGAGGCGTTAGTCGAACACGATCTGGTCGAGAAAGACCTACAGCTGGACGCCGATGGCCACCACTACAACGTCTACACGGCGACGCTCGACCGAATCGTCGTCGACCTCACGACGGACGGATTCGAACTGCGCGTTTCCCGGCGTAACCGGATGGCCGACCGCTTTACGACGTTCGTCGACGAGGTGAGGGATCGATGACGCCGCTCGTTCTCAGTCCGCAGCTTCAGGGGATGATCGCGTTCGCGCTGACCATCGTCTCGACGATACTCGGACTCGCGATCGGGTACCTCGCCCTTCGAGGGTACTTACAGAGTCGGAAACGGCCGATGTTGTTCATCGCAGTCGGGTTCTTCCTCGTCTTCTGGACACCGGTCCTCCTCCTCGCCGGACCGTTGTTCGTGACGGTGTTCGGGGAGTTTCTCTACGGCATCCTCGGCGAAGTGAGCCGCGTTCTCGGATTACTGTGTATCCTGTACGGACTGTGGACGCCGGTCGACCGCACCGAGTGAAGATGTATCGATCGCGGTTCGCGTGGTCACGCCTCGTCGAACTCGACGTCGTCCTCGTCGATGCGAGCCTGGAGGGACGAATCGTCCGAAACG
This portion of the Natronobeatus ordinarius genome encodes:
- a CDS encoding multidrug transporter → MTVLLHRSASRLGTAVGILAVAVAIVGTRFFGWEWGATDQLAPLVVGIVAAVAAGIVVLRAIGN
- a CDS encoding ArsR/SmtB family transcription factor → MGPGDETVRTIGELLADECTLTILRETITEPMAADELSDVCEVSPQTVYRRLEALVEHDLVEKDLQLDADGHHYNVYTATLDRIVVDLTTDGFELRVSRRNRMADRFTTFVDEVRDR
- a CDS encoding DUF7521 family protein, encoding MTPLVLSPQLQGMIAFALTIVSTILGLAIGYLALRGYLQSRKRPMLFIAVGFFLVFWTPVLLLAGPLFVTVFGEFLYGILGEVSRVLGLLCILYGLWTPVDRTE